The Odocoileus virginianus isolate 20LAN1187 ecotype Illinois chromosome 13, Ovbor_1.2, whole genome shotgun sequence genome includes the window aaatctggagAAAATTCTCCCAGTTACTTATTcctgataaagaaagaaaatgaagagagaacaCACAGCTGCGAAGCCACGTGATGCTGATCCTGGCCTAGCCTGTGAGGTCCTGATGAACAttttaagtgtttcttttttcataaagataaaaatctgaaaagaaagacATACTGTATATGTTTTTTCCCAAAATATagattttacaaaaatatatacatctaaTATATAGAAGCTGAAATTATGCAAAACTGATCAACAAAACACCACAGTAGAGTAAAGCGGGTGCAGCATCGAGATTATAAGAAAACGTCCCCACAGCAGTCTGGGGGCTTCCCCCTCCCTTTACCTGGTTCATGATTTTATAATCACACCTAAAAGTATCATCAAGCCTTAAATAAAGGCACTACTGACGTCGGGCAGTGCAAAGAACTCAGCTATTTCtttgactaaaaataaaataaatgagtagatgaaaatgcaaagtggcatactttttttttttcaactcattCCAGTGTCAAAGCTTAACCCAAACATCTAAATATACAAATGCAGCCTGGAAATATTTTAGTGCAAATATGAAGAGGAACAGTATAATTTAAAGTTAACTTAAATAAGGTACTGGCAGGGTAGGAGTCGTTCTGTGAGGTCTCCCTCATAGGGACGATGAGTGTAATGGCATCTGGTGCAatggaatactttttaaaaatcaagaagacaaaaatcaGAGGTGAAACCCCCCCTTTATTGTTCTTTCTGCATGCAAAATGCTGGTGGTCAGTTGCCTACATGCTAGCACATCTGAGAGAGCCCAGTTCTGGGTGGGAGGTCTCATCATCATTGCTGTTGGTAGCCCAGTGCCCAAACATCTCGCAGATTTCACAGTATGGGTGTTCCTCGCTCCGACTGCCGTGGTGTGCAGAATGGGGAGGGTCCTCAGACATCTGGGACTGGGTGGGACAATCCTCTGTGTCATGCAGATCAAAGCAGTCACATATGTCACAGAAGAGGCGGGGTTTCTTCTTGGACTGTTTTTCCTGGTCATCGCTGTCGTAATTGTTCAGGTCATCCCCGTCCCTGTTCAGGGCTGCTTCTGACATCATCTCCACCTTCATCGTGAGGTCCTGATTCTTGCTCTGAAGGTCTACCACTACTGAATTGAGGAAGCCAATCTGACTCTCCTGGGCTCTTTCGTCCTCTTCTGCCTGAGTATCAGTATTACCTGAGGAGCTGCTGAGCTGCATCTTGTTTTCTTTGAGTTGAAGCTCCAAGTTCTTTACCTTGAGCTCAAGCTTCACTTTATCAGACTCTAGAGAATGAAAAACTAAATGCAGGGACTTGGCGGACGCGTTCTCTCCCCTGAGCACCGTGACCTCATTTCTTAGCTTTTCCAGCTCCGCATCCTTTTCTGTGAGTAAGGCACTAGTGAAACTGATGGATTTCTGCAAGGAAGCTTTTTCTTCATCTGCGTCTTTTATTAACTTGgattctctctttttcatttctaacaactGATTATTGAGTACAGATCTCTCTTCTTCCAGCTTTCGGTGACTGGTGACTTCGTCCCTGctcctccccagctcctcctTAAGTTTCACGTTCTCTTCTTGCAGCGCTGAGAGCTGCTGGGACTTCTGAGCTGCTGCCTGCTTCaaggtttccatttctttctttaattcttctattttttggtTCTCTACCATCAGAAGCTCTTTTGATTTGTTCAGCTCTTCCACGTTTTTCAAGTTGTTTTCTTTAAGTGTATCCAATTTGGCTCCTTCGGCTTGCTTCCCCAGCTCCTCCAGCTTCTGCAGCAGCTCACAGTTCTCCTCCTGTGTAGCCTTCAGCCGCTCCTCTGTGTCCCGGAGCAGCTTGTGGAGGTTCTGCAGGACTTCTTCGTGCTTGGCTCTGCTCTCAGAACTGGCTTCCTCGTACCTGGCTTTCAGATCTTGACACTCGTTGCGGCTCATTTCCATCTTCTTTTCCAGGTATGATAGTTTTCTCagcagttctttcttttcttcctcttgctttTTAGCTGCTTCTTTCTGACTTTGTTCGGCTTTGAGAGTTACTTCCCCGATACTTTTCTGCAGGAGGCTTGTGTTTTCGTTAGCCTTGGTGAGTTTCAGCTGTAATTCTTCTACATCTCTTTCTTTCAGACGTAGTTCGTCGTTCATTTTTGTCAGCTGAGAAGAATTGTCTCCAGACATTTTCATTATTGCTGCAAtgtcattttccagtttttcctttgcctttaacagctgctctttcctttcatctctctctctgaattTTGCCTCCATATCTTGCATACTTCTCTGAAAAGAGACTGCCTCCTCTGAAGCATCAGCGAACTTATCTTTCAAAGTCTGCAGTTCTTTTTCCAAAGCCTCTTTCACTCGGCTGACTTCGCTCAAGTTTTCCTGAAGGTTATTAAGCATTAGCTCTTTTCCCTGCAGCTCTCTGGTGATGCTACTAGCCTCAAGATTGCCCTTAGTAATTGACTCTTCGTCAATCCGGAACTGAAGGTCCTcaaccttccttttctcctcttcaaGTTGGTTGAGAAGTTCCACCTTCTCCCGGTCGGCAGCTTCCAGCATCGTTCTAAGCTGGTCCATCTTGGCCTCCAACTCCAGGACGTGCTGGTCATGTCCGTCCCGGGCCAGGGCGAGCTCCTGCTCTATCTCCGCGACGTGGCTCATGGCCTTGGCCACCTCCACCCTCTCTAGATCTCGTTCGGCCAGCAGCTGCTCAAtatgctgctgcttctccttcaGGGCCTCCTGGAGGGCGGTGGTGCCGGAGATCTTCCTGGCGTAACGGGAGGAGGTTTCGGTCAACAGTCCTGTCCGGCTGGGCTTGCTGCTCACGGAGGAGGCCACGGAGCTCATGGAGCTGAGAGAGGAGGTGGATGGGCTGCACTTCATGCTGGCCGGCGTGGTTGCCATCACTCGCCTCACTGCCGCGGCCTTGGCTTTGGCTGGCATGGTGGAGGGGAAGCCAATCTTGGTGACTTTGTGGATCGGAGCAAACAGGCCGTATTTGGGTTGACACTGAAAATACCTTGTTCCAGCAACAGCCCCGTCATTCTTCCCCAGAGGTTCATCCAACTCCACGCCGCACCACTCCCCCTTGGCAAAGTCTGTCTCCCCAAGAAACCGGACTACACCAGCCTTCGTGCCACCAACCAATACTCGGTCTCCGATTTTgagttctctctctcctttcttgatTGAGCCGGCCTCTGATAGGTTGGAGATAGATTCGCTGGCGGTTTTCGTAAAGTTGCTGATCTCAGATGTAGCTGAAGGTTCCTTTGCAGTTGGTTGGGACAATCTGCGGGGAATATGTGAGGGGGTGGCTGGGGACGAGGACGCCATGCTGACTGCCGAAGTGGACGGAGGCGAAGGGGCCCTGGCAGCGGGAGTCGTCTGCGGGCCGTCAGCTTCAGCCCCGGCCCGCGCCTCCCTCGTCAGCTTTGAAGGCCAGGTGAATATGCCCTTCAGAGGATCACACTGGAAGTACCAAGCTCCTGCCACCGAGCCGTCGTTCTTGCCGATGGGTTCATCGAAAATGATCCTGGCCCACTGGCCTGGTGCAAACTGGGTTTCTCCCAGGAACTGGATAAACCCAGGCTTATTCGCGTTCACCCAAACTCACTCCCCAACTCGGAAGTCATCCACAAACTCCTCTTGTGTCTCAGAGGACGGAGTGCTTGAGGCTTTTTCACTGGATGCTGTGTTTTCTGTTGGAGCGACAACAGCAGCAGGTGTCTTCAAGGCTGTGCTTCCAGGCTTCAGGATCTTGGTGGGGGCCTTAAGCCTGCTTGGTTTTAGCGTACTCATTGCCTTCTGTGTTGTCAGAGCTCTCTCTCCGTTGCCTGTTGCCACTATCTTTCCCAGGTCTTTGATACAACTGCGGTTGATGCTACAGTGCAGTCAGTCTCTGGGTTAAATCAGTTTGGTAGGCAGCTTCTGCTGCCATCTCTGAAAGACTGACGGCAGTCATCCAGGTGGTTTCCAACTTCAGGTACTCTTGCTGTTTTGAAGTCATCTCAACTCTGGCTCCTATAATCACCTGCCATACTTCATCTTCCTCCTGTGAATTCATTTTCCCAAGTAAACTTGTGTATTGTCGGTACAGAGAAATTAAGGTATAAACAGCCTTAGTATATTCAGTGATTGCTTCAATCAATGCATATGTGGTCTGAGAGAGAAAGGTAGAGGTGCTAACTGTTACCAAAGACACAGCCCTCCTCATTAATGTATCGTTACTAAGAGAATGAGGCTCCGGTTTCTGGGCAATAGGGACTGCACACAGAGTGACCCCGAATCCCACAGCCACCGTTTTGTGCCATGGTCTTATCAATTCCGAGAAACAGCGCTTCTTAAAGTTAGCCACGACAGGAACACACTGTCTGTACCTGAAAAGCGAGGATACGCTCCGAGAAAGCCAACTCTGTAGAGCCGCCATTCCGCGGCGGCAGGACTCCAGAAGCACACGCCGGCAGTGATCTGTGTCATAATTTCTTTACACTTCGAATAGGAGTCTAAGTAAGTAAATACACTGTGATTGGCTGCTACGTCTCTTAATTCTCTTTAAGCTGCTCAGACtctcttttatttcccttgcagtgtatttgttgaagaaaataGATTGTCCTATAAGGTCTTTCCTTTTATAGATTTTGCTGATTGAATCTTATGGTCTTGTTTACCATGTTTCTCTATGCTTACATTTCCATTAATTTGGTATTTAGATCTAGAAGCTTGAttaaattcattttacttttgagCCAGAATATGTTCTAGATGATATTGTTATATATTTCCTTCAGTATGCACATATTATCAGGTTGTCTGTCtttgaataataataatcacaaatGATTATTACCTAGATCACTTAATTCTTTATGGATCTAGGTGtttcaggaagggggaccccttccagggcccgaaactgggctcttgcctaacactcggaaatgaattgtccgaggagacacatgtgctgacagagcaagagattttattgggaagggcacccgggtggagagcaggagggtaaggggacccaggagaacagctctgtcacatggctcGCAGTCTCAggctttatggtgatgggattagtttcccggtggtctttggccaatcattctaattcagtctGTCCTGGTTGcgcacgcatcactcagccaagatggatgctagcgagagggattctgggaagtggacggacacgcagtgtctccttttgacctttcctgaactcttctggttgctGGTGGCTTATCagttccgtattccttaccagggtctcctgtcataaaacaactcatgcgaATGGTTACTGAagggcctggccagggtgggcggtttcagtcagtgtgcttcccctaacatagGGAGCAATATTCTAATTGTATCCCTTGATCCTCATTTACTAGCAGAATAATTTGATAAAAGGAAATGTTCCTTCACCTACATGTTACCTGTGGTACAATTTATAAAGGAGAACCTtgattctttgcttttgtttaataGCTTTCAAAGTGATAAGTTAGTTCTTTAGCATCCTCCTATGGTGACTAAGCATTTACAAATACTATTATGtactttaacatttatttatttatttattttttaatttttattagttggaggctaattactttacatcattacagtagtttttgttatacattgaaatgaattagccatggatttacatgtattccccatcccagtcccccctcccacctccctctccactcgatccctctgggtcttcccagtgcaccaggcccgagcacttgtctcatgtacccaacctgggctggcaatctgtttcaccctagataatatacatgtttcaatgctgttctcttgaaacatcccaccctcgccttctcccagagtccacaagtctgttctatacatctgagtctctttttctgttttgcatatagggttatcgttaccttctttctaaagtccatatatatgtgttagtatactgtaatggtctttatctttctggcttacttcgctctgtataatgggctccagtttcatccatctcattagaactgattgaaatgaattctttttaatggctgagtaatattccatggtgtatatgtaccacagcttcctcatccattcgtctgctgatgggcatctgggttgcttccatgtcctggctattataaacagtgctgcgatgaacattggggtgcacgtgtctctttcggatctggtttccttggtgtgtatgcccagaagtgggattgctgggtcatatggcagttctatttccagctttttaagaaatctccacactgttttctatagtggctgtactaatttgcattcccaccaacagtgtaagagggttcccttttctccacaccctctccagcatttattgcttgtagacttttggatagcagccatcctgactggcgtataatggtacctcatcatggttttgatttgcatttctctgataatgagtgatgttgagcatcttttcatgtgtttgttagccatctgtatgtcttccttggagaaatgtctgttgagttctttggccaattttttgattgggtcatttatttttctggagttgagctggaggagttgcttgtatatgccacaaaaaaagaaaactacaggctaatatcactgatgaacatagatgcaaaaatccttaacaaaattctagcaaacagaatccaacaacatattaaaaaaatcattcatcatgaccaagtgggctttatcccaggaatgcaaggattctttaatatccgcaagtcaatcaatgtaatacaccacattaacaaattgaaagataaaaaccatatgattatctcaatagatgcagaaaaatgcctttgacaaaattcaacatccatttatgattaaaactctccagaaagtaggaatagaaggaacata containing:
- the LOC110136424 gene encoding diablo IAP-binding mitochondrial protein; the encoded protein is MAALQSWLSRSVSSLFRYRQCVPVVANFKKRCFSELIRPWHKTVAVGFGVTLCAVPIAQKPEPHSLSNDTLMRRAVSLVTVSTSTFLSQTTYALIEAITEYTKAVYTLISLYRQYTSLLGKMNSQEEDEVWQVIIGARVEMTSKQQEYLKLETTWMTAVSLSEMAAEAAYQTDLTQRLTAL